aataaatcaaatatttatacAAGCTTACTGTATgcttaacatttaaaatttaatattataataacagaATGTTCTTAGTAAGTTTAATTTGTGTGACGTAATCGCAGTTTAATATAAGTGAAACCCCACTCCACATTACCTCTTCACTGGGGAGGGGGGTGTATATTTAGTACACTctcattctaaaaaaatatttaagttaatttattaAGTTCAACAGTGGAAcacctcctttgggacacctataAAAGGGACATTTCCACAAAGGAATGAGGGAAAATGTATATGCTAACACTACTAccggggacacccctattaatgggacacgcTCTTGTGTAACGAATCAGGGAAAATAAGAGTTTTAACAAGAGACCTCTATTATACCCCATCTCACTAGAATGTGATTATACTACGATGGCCAAATTGTCCTGGATCTTGCTAGATCGGCTGTAGCGTAGTCGTTACGGGACGAAGCGTCTGTGAACGGGATGGAACGGCATAGTCCAGAACGCAGCTTTTACGGCTGTCGTCCAACGGGACTCAATCGCCGATAACGGGGTAGAACCGGGGCAGAAGCGCCTTCGACCCTGGGTCCTTTTTGGACACGCTTGCCGATCGCCCAGAAGCCCAGTACTAGCGGGGGCCAATCATCAATAACAGAGCTTGGCCGCAACTCTGTCTTCCACATTGTATCTGGATCTGGGCTCTTCTTTAGCGGGACTCTATCGTTTACGATCGGCTTGGAAATGTAGTACTATCGGCGTACGCACGCAACACAGGCGCTTCCCTATCAGCTGTAGCTCAGTACTCGTGTAGTAGAGTGCTTTCAGGAATTGAAGCCGATTCTCCCCGATTTGCAGATCGGGATGGATCGCCATTGTCCTCCCAGATACGGCTTCTAGTGAGATGGGGGATTTAAGGAAAACTTTTTGAGTTACAAAAGTGTCCCCGTAATAGAAAATCAAATGTATTATCTTTTTCTGACATcctattaaataaaattgaatatttaatcatttcgaaaattattttgacaatgaatctacactatcaaactgacaaaaaatgtgatgtgcccatatataacGGTGACTGTAGTTTCTGTAATACTTGCCTTCAACGAGCGCATGATGCAGTCGCCCTTTTCCGTTTCAAAATCACAACTTTTGTTCTCAAATTTTTCAACATAGATATGTCCTTGTCCGGTAGACTGAAGTTGGAGATCttgaaaaattatattaatttttatgcaatataatatttagtatgaaattataTCGTTCAAAAAATGATCAGATGTTTTACAGTAGAATCTGCCTATTTATGGGACACTTCCTACTGTATGAAATAATATGAggcgaaatatatattttaacactgaAATCAACCCTTGTTTAGAGGAAACCCATATTAAGGGCCATGAAATAAGTGAGGGGATAtgttttataatactgtaccaaCCCTTATTCAGCGAATCTCCTATTGAGGGGGCATTATCTCATGAAACAAACGAATGCAAGGTTTTAACACTACGATCCACCTCTATTTGGGTAACTTCCTAGCATAAGGGGACAATTTGTTGGCGCCAAAGGTGTTTtgttaataaacatttaaaaattaattacttaCCGAAGCTCATTGGAACTTCAACATACCAGCCAAGATTAAGTGAATGTTTCTGAAATTCCTCAGCACATTCATTGTCCAAAAAGTCACCTTTAATCGCAAGAACTTCATCATCTCCATTGTAGTCAACATCAGTCGAACATGAATCACGAAATGTATGATTGATAAAATCTGGCAGACTATCACCAGCTATTGGTGACCGTAAAAGCAAGTGTACAAATATTCTATCTGCTGACGGGAACTCAATTGGGTTGAGCGGAACGACTCGCATCGGAAAACTTGTATTGCTGATAAGTTTACCAAATGGATTATCCAGCTCAAATGCCCAAGACCGAATTTTAGCAGTTTGTTGGTCATCATTAGCTAAGTTAGTGCTGCTAGCGAACGACCGCACACTAATTCTAACTAAGTACGCATCACGTACTCTGCTAGGCCGTAGCATATGGTTGACATGTGGCAGCTGGAACTGCTGCTCCACCGTCCTGCCGCGGGAGGCTGAAAACAATGACCGCGTACATAGGTCTAACCGAGGCCTAGCCAAAAAGCACTTAGTATTTGTAGAATTATAATCACAAACATACCTCCTCATCGAAATTGGTGACTTTAATTGTCGAAGTACAGGATACAAACGAAGCATTATAGATCTTAGGTCGAAATATATAATTAacagttaaaaataattatttttgttgacaATCGCTTCCACACATGTGCtgcatgtaaaattaaaacgtGTCAAGTGTTGTGAATTGTGATTAACgaatctgattggttaaaatcCAACTCAAGTACTGTATAGTACGGTAGCCCATAAGTGCCAAggcaaaatattcaaaaaatcACGAAAAAggtacaattttaattaaaacattggACACAAAATACGCATGCAGAACTATTtagtatttgattttttttattcatagaCATCTGTAACCGTATTATTCGAAAAACCCCCACGGGGTtgggtatattattattatctattcgTAAACACGAAAGAAAACCCCAGAATTTACAGTTGTCAAACGCGATGAATCACAGTGGAAGGAAACAAAGAAGCTGGGTTCATTATTAGGAGATGCCGTTAATTCAAAGCGTgggtgtttatttgaataaatacagtacattcatATTTCAACCAATACcaatcaatcaaaattaatttattccaTAAAACTAAGGATATGTACACAAATGTCATTAAAAAGTTATGGAAAAGGGAACTCAAAATAAACAAAGCTTTTTACTTTAGTCGAGACCCCACCCAAGATAATCAACATTCATGTTTTGTTCAAATCGCACTAGGATTTTTAACACGTGACCTTTTTATAGGTTCTACAAACATAGACATTGAAAGTAttcggtttttttttataaaatagacCACTAgggtttttataaaaaaaatatttcagagAACTTAACAACAATTTACTTACATAATTTACgtacataatatatacagtaccacAATTAATAGGCCATATACAACAACGTGATTGGTGATATTTGTTTAGATTGAATACTTTTTATTACCATTTACTTAAGGTGCATCATCTATGTGTTTCAATTATGCGTTTAAAATATGCACATGAGAGtctcaattcaatttatttaaccACGGACAGGAGGCCCAGATCAACACATGGTTGTTCTTCCCTGGGGCCGTGCATATACACAACAAAAATTCAACAATGTTTTTACAATTTCTTACCTCAATATGCAAGGCTAggttttcacgctgctgctctagcccgctacgtcacacgagatgactcattaattagatgaaatcaagcagcagttatagtactacactttgacatttttgttaaaatggaaactccactataatttataggtagcagctgcatttctggtatttatgagtcccatgacaatactgtatttcgctgtcagataatcattgaattattatcaaaacagtccatgaaagtttttgtttgtaatatgatacttcacacttgaagtatctaaggcgggatgaagtgacccccagacttgaccttagcaataaaataaactaaattgagtctgtttcatatcaaagttattcacttctgtaacaaaattcacattatagaaggagaaaagaaacgtttaattataactcaaaaaccacattgtctgacagtatttttttattttaattacatttgtttcaggtaaaataactattactgtatgtgacaataaaatgacacattcaaaaacaaatttgaaataaaaaatatttttcagagggacaatatatctttaaaactgttacgtcaataagcgagcagcgttttttgtaagaaatatttcttgtttatattcAGTCTTAGAAAAGGCGGAACAACATTTAAGTAACTATGCCTAGAGTGGAATGTAtcattacaaaatttaaatatattatttactttagtTAGGAGTTAAATTATGAAGAATGTTATATACAAGTATAAGATTATTTACAGTTTGCATTTTCACATAGGACCCGTGAACAGGAACAGGTTGAGAATATGCACCCCAGTTGCTCTGAACCACCATGTGCAGTTTGCATTTCACATAGGACCCGTGAACAGGAACAGGTTGAGAATATGCACCCCAGTTGCTCTGAACCACCATGTGCAGTTTGCATTTCACATAGGACCCGTGAACAGGAACAGGTTGAGAATATGCACCCCAGTTGCTCTGAACCACCATGTGCAGTTTGCATTTCACATAGGACCCGTGAACAGGAACAGGTTGAGAATATGCACCCCAGTTGCTCTGAACCACCATGTGCAGTTTGCATTTCACATAGGACCCGTGAACAGGAACAGGTTGAGAATATGCACCCCAGTTGCTCTGAACCACCATGTGCAGTTTGCATTTCACATAGGACCCGTGAACAGGAACAGGTTGAGAATATGCACCCCAGTTGCTCTGAACCACCATGTGCAGTTTGCATTTCACATACGACCCGTGAACAGGAACAGGTTGAGAATATGCACCCCAGTTGCTCTGAACCACCATGTAAAGTTTGCATTTCACATAGGACCCGTGAACAGGAACAGGTTGAGAATATGCACCCCAGTTGCTCTGAACCACCATGTGCAGTTTACTTCTTCTCAATAATCTCAtctctgaaaaaaataaataaggaaaacaataaaaacattaaatgttAATGTGGTCCtgtccaaaataataaataatgttatgtatgtaaataatattgattatatatattgatataataatgcTTAGGTTTGATGTTAAGCTGGGGGTGATTGGATGATGACCACGtgaacaatgatgatgatgagaagGGTGGCATTGGATGAGGACAATTTGTAATTGCATAGACGCTCCATCACACgcatgtgtgccactgttaaaaaAGGTGAAAATGATGATCAAGCTCAGCAAGTATACTTACTTGGCACGCCTCTGGTAACAAAATACAGCAAGACAAATGAAGCCTATCAACAAAACTCCTGTACTAACATAAGGGGTTATCAATACTGCTTTTGTCACCAGCACTTTTCCCTTCAAAGCAACATCGCAACTTTGTTCATTCGTATAATTTCCCTTACATTTCGTACCTGCGCATTCAGACTCCCGTACCACATCACGTGACCTTACGCGTTTCGTTGCATTTTCACAAGATGACCATTCAGTCCATGTACTCAGTTGACAATCAACATTCTTGCATTCACAGCACTGACCACTAAAGGACTTTAGACAATCACAACCTTTTTCTGTTAGGGTCCCTTCATTGTAGCAAACGCGGTTGCAGGATCGGTTATCACTGGTTCCTTCGAAGCATAACCCGCACGCTTCAGTGACGTTCCTGATCCTGAATTGAGTGCCGAATAGACCACATTCGTGTGTACATTCAGACCAATCACCCCAATCACTATACTGGCAGTCACTGTACTCCACTTCACATGACTGGTTTTCGAAGGTGATCGAGTTCCAATGGTCTGCATCCAATATCTGTCTCAAGCACATTTCTTACCCTATACCGAGTCCCATTTTCTCCAAGTTCTTCAGAATGACAGGAGAACCAAACCCCCCATTCAGTGTACGTACAGTCAATGAATTGTTCTATACATGATTGAAATTCAACGATAGGTTGACAGCATTCAGACGGTTCGTTTTCTCCACGTTCTTGTGAATGACACGCAGACCAATTACTCCAATCAATGTATGTACAATCGCTTTCCGTTTTTGTTGCTTTAGCTTTCCCTGAGAAAAATCCTCCAAGGAAACCAACTCCTAACAATATTACCAACAAAATTCCTATTCCTACTTTCGTAGTAGTGTCAACGTCTTTATTAGGCCTGTCGGTTTCTTTATTATCCGCCATGGTGCAATGAAGTGCGTATAATTACAGGTTAATTCACAATATATTGATGAAGTGTAATGATAATGTGTGTGTAAACGAACATTAACGAGTATTATATACGGTTGATACAGGTTTATTGTTAAAAGGAAATTCCCAGTTTGACAAAGATATTACACAATTATAGCAAGATCAATGACAgcatctaaaaataaataccatATCACCTGCCAGCGACAATTCTTTTTCTATACAAACGTTTACAATTAAGGAATATTATAAGGAGCCTTTATCAATTGTTGTTATTCATGAGTCAAAAAATTGAAAAACCTGATAACTATTAATagacaaaatgtaataaaatgtcACTGAACTAGAGGAGAGAAGAGCCTATCGACCTACTTATACATGGGTTGACACACCCGGGTTGACATGGGTTCGGTGAGAATTACATTCATGGAAATTGCGGGGTAATAATTGGTCAGGGTAGTTTGGGGTTTTAATCAATCTTACAGACAAAAAAAACAGATGAATGATTAGTAACTGAGGCAACACTAAAAGTACAGTTTTTGTAAACACAATAATTGATCTCTTTTCATACATGACATCACACACAGGTctcatcaaaaataaatttcatacaATTATGGACTTCCCTGAAAGAGTGAAATTCCACTCTTCCGTAAAGTAATTAGTATTGAGATGGTAAATATTTAATAAGGAGtcagatttattttattttaaagatgtatatgTAAAACCTGaacaaatgttttcacttataaaataacaaaataaattgttaaattcaacacaaaaaaaacccattggctagcagccaatttgacatttttttgctttaaattacagttttttttcaggtaaaactttttttttcgatctaattttgtggataactattatatgacattaaaatgccaTATTCCACAAAAAGGTCAATTTCTAGAAAAATCCGGTGTCATTTCGAAGACGCTGCAATCCATTTTTTGTACTACTGAATTCCAACATGACatttgtccagtatcatagaGATTCTATATTACAGTGTCACATATATTATATCATGAAGTTTGGCTTATACCCaatgatacaggcatcacatgtgatatgtGATGCTGTGGTAATGAATTTGCTCTATTGATACAGGAAACAAATATAAAAGTTCTACAATACTAAGCATCGGCTAGatgtatgttttgtttttgttttgtttgttttttattatcataacTACAACAGCACCTGTACCGGTATTTGTTTTTCTATTATGTTGACATACAAAAGACACAAATAGAAATTTGTGTAATAATACAAAACACTGGGTTTTTACAACATATTTTCAGTACTGACGCAATGATCTAAACACGTTATAATTTCTTGTTATTTCTTTTGATGTATtactataatagtaataataccATAATTGTATTATGCAAGCCTTTAATCTGTATGTATTATACATAACCTAgcttttaatgtatatttgtgtatttagtTGTAATCTTCTGAATTTGTATagtatatcttttttttatatattttatgccAATTTCAAATGAATTTCCATTTATATTTACTACGgacaacaaaataatatcaGTATCAGTAATAGCAAAATTATAGACCATGATCATTTGAATGACTTGTACATAAAATGAGCATAAAATGGGTTTGTCAACGTTAACAAACACGTCAACATCACCGAGGAAGTGTTTTGAAAGCCCAAAGTTTTAAatctatcaaaccagtttgacaaaaatgtgtgctgtgcccaaatatggcagtgatatgcttaaacatggtagtgatatgtcatcttGTCCACATGAGCACaaaacatttttgtcacataaagtttgtgtagacagagcttaatgttacaataaaaaaagagaAGAGAGAGCATTATAATTCTATAATAACCTTTATTATTCCAACGTATATTACACCTTACAGCATTGTTAGTTGACAATAAATGCATCAAAGCGATTCAAACACTTTTGtcctttatattattttataggtatttattcataaaaaacacataaatagtACAAACAGAAGGCAGCCAACGGCTGAATAATTCTGCAAACAACGTACAAAGTAAAAATTCAAAAGAATTTATATATACAAGTACACAGTAAATCAAATCATTAAAATGCCgttaaaattctttaaaatgtcaaaagACCCAAATTCAGTCATAAACCAAGGCATTCGGTAATCATTAATTAATTcgttattattaatgttataaaccTACAAAGttttaaacataaacatattctataactaaaataataatgaattgtATCTGAAGTAAGTAAACTTAAAGTTAGCAATCTAAATAAGGTAATTATATTTCTAAGGAAGACATTTTTATACAGCAATCTAAATaaggtaaatatatatttaagcaatacatttttatacagCAATCTAAATaaggtaaatatatatttaagcaatacatttttatacagCAATCTAAATaaggtaaatatatatttaagcaatacatttttatacagCAATCTAAATaaggtaaatatatatttaagcaatacatttttatacagCAATCTAAATaaggtaaatatatatttaagcaatacatttttatacagCAATCTAAATaaggtaaatatatatttaagcaatacatttttatacagCAATCTAAATaaggtaaatatatatttaagcaatacatttttatacaaaaagtGTATAGAGCCTTTTGTTTTATACCGGTATCTATTAATCATTTACACACATTTGTTTGTATTGTAGGCATTATCAATTGCTAAAGGTTATGCTAGGCTGGTTgacagtaattaattaattgaagcTGATCCTTAATCTGTCTGAATTGACGATCAATCTGATAACATATGATAATctacatgatgatgatgtagataATGATGAGGATAATCTGATAAtacaatgatggtgatgatgaagatgatgacgTACCATCGCAATCTGGTTTCTTCGTAggtatgtttgtttgtatttttcacgctgctgctctagcccgctacgtcacacgagatgactcattcattagatgaaatcaagcagcagtatagtactacactttgacatttttgttaaaatggaaactcgactataatttataggtaccacctgttgaatccaaaaaacggctgggaaaagagtctaatgacaaatctcaaagcatttctggtatttatgagtcctatgatattactataattcactgtcagataatcattgaattattatcaaaacagtccattgaagtttttgtttgtaataggatacttgaagtatctaggcttgatgaagtgaccccagacttgaccttagcaataacaataagcaagcagcgttttttgtaagaaatattcttgtttattttatgtttttaggcaatgtggccaaggattacccatagtgaattaatcactgtcttATCCGATAGGTGGAAAGATATTACAGCGTCGTCCTTCAACGGGTTGTACCTTGCATAATCCGCAGGTTTCTGTGACGTTCCTGATCCTGAATTGAGTTCCATCACATTCAGACCAATCACCCCAATCACTATATTGACAGTATTCTACTTCACACGACTGTTCTTCGAAGGTGGGTTGCAATATGCATTCATCTATATCATTCTCAAGTATGTTCCTACTTCTATACTGAGTTCCGTTTTCTCTACGTTCTTGTGAGTAGCACGGTGACCAAGGACCCCAATCAGTGTATTGACAATCAATGAACTTATTACTACATGACTGTAGGTCTACTTCGGTGACATGTTTACTACATCCATTTTGCTGAACAATGTTCCTAACTCGAAATTGAGTTCCATTTTCTCCACTTTTTTGTGAATGGCATGCGCTCCAGTTACCCCAGTCACTGTACGTACAATCATTTTCCTCCCATGGTTTCCCGCAAAACATTCCTCCAACAAATCCTCCAACAAAAACTCCTGCCACAAATAAGAAACATATTCCTGCTTTCTTTAATGTTACATTACTTTTCTTACACTCCTTCATGGCGTAAAGAAGCTCGATTCACAAAATTCAAGCGTAACGTAATAATGTGCAAGTACCACAAGCAGCAGTAAACGATTAATGACAGAGTTTATACGGTGGAAACTGGTTTATTGTTACGCCGACATTCcaaatttgacaaaaatagtaCAGAATTACAATACTTTATTGCAACATCAAATTACGTcatcaaaaaataaataccagctatacaaatgtttacaaaaaagaaaaatgaagaaACCTCATTGGCTGTGATTCCC
This DNA window, taken from Antedon mediterranea chromosome 9, ecAntMedi1.1, whole genome shotgun sequence, encodes the following:
- the LOC140058904 gene encoding protein FAM185A-like; the protein is MLRLYPVLRQLKSPISMRRYVCDYNSTNTKCFLARPRLDLCTRSLFSASRGRTVEQQFQLPHVNHMLRPSRVRDAYLVRISVRSFASSTNLANDDQQTAKIRSWAFELDNPFGKLISNTSFPMRVVPLNPIEFPSADRIFVHLLLRSPIAGDSLPDFINHTFRDSCSTDVDYNGDDEVLAIKGDFLDNECAEEFQKHSLNLGWYVEVPMSFDLQLQSTGQGHIYVEKFENKSCDFETEKGDCIMRSLKTSQATAVSQGGNISIVKSLLGNVSLTANNNGNIKTDKIQGHVVKLTSKEGTITCSDIYGKATTIESQEGDIITGNLHGECNIKTESGDVHIGSLDGSLYSEVTSGLLDVYAIRHKDIYINNTQGDVVVKVPTELKTHLHLNANEVILPETPQFSDCAQEQAGDITKVEGVIGDHSKDNKIHVKADNGRIKIKTLSWFDSLSFRKIMKEV